In one window of Fictibacillus phosphorivorans DNA:
- a CDS encoding phosphatase PAP2 family protein has product MIFKNSVIRTVALTALCLGIFILFASVYEHSRVEVLDVWAMKNVSVIHQPALNDSFTFLTNMASRPYQYAIFLFFAVIWLIGERKWIEPFVLGVCLIGIRFENQWFKEWFERDRPMYDRVIEITGYSFPSGHAMISIAFFGLLTYLLVHNYSLLYKYRKFMYGVTALFIGSVGFSRVYLGVHYPTDVLGGFAAGGTWLLICVLLYKGLNHFLKRNVSYK; this is encoded by the coding sequence ATGATCTTTAAGAACAGCGTGATTAGAACAGTAGCGTTAACTGCTCTTTGCCTAGGGATTTTTATTCTGTTTGCTTCTGTTTACGAACATTCAAGAGTAGAAGTTCTTGATGTATGGGCGATGAAAAATGTGTCTGTTATCCATCAGCCTGCTCTAAATGATAGCTTTACATTCCTGACAAACATGGCTTCTCGGCCGTATCAATATGCAATCTTTCTCTTTTTTGCTGTAATCTGGCTGATCGGTGAAAGAAAGTGGATCGAACCGTTCGTGTTAGGCGTTTGTCTCATCGGAATTCGCTTTGAAAATCAATGGTTCAAAGAATGGTTTGAAAGAGATAGACCGATGTATGATCGAGTCATTGAGATTACGGGTTATAGCTTTCCTAGTGGCCATGCCATGATCTCCATCGCTTTTTTTGGTTTGCTTACCTATCTTCTCGTACATAACTATTCGTTGTTGTACAAATATCGAAAGTTCATGTATGGCGTTACGGCACTTTTTATAGGATCAGTCGGTTTTAGTCGAGTATATTTAGGTGTTCATTATCCTACAGATGTTCTAGGTGGGTTTGCGGCTGGAGGAACCTGGCTTTTAATCTGCGTTTTATTGTATAAAGGATTGAATCATTTTCTCAAGAGGAATGTGTCATATAAATAG
- a CDS encoding DNA polymerase IV, with product MYQSPGSKRRIIFHVDMNSFYASVEMAENPELRGKPVAVAGNVEERKGIIVTCSYEAREKGVRTTMPLWQARKLCPDLVVVPPDFETYKMYSSRMFQLLQEYTEKVEPVSIDEGYMDVTDCQEPLEMAKEIQVRLLNELNLPSSIGIGPNKFLAKTASDMKKPLGITVLRKRDLREKLWPLKVGEMHGIGKKTEEKLNKYGIITIKDLADAVDYELKHRFGINGIKMKERANGIDTRPVDPSAASDYRSIGNSTTLSEDLISVMESEAVFKRLADKVSSRLKVKGYVALTLAITIRYSDRKTISRSKMLANGTQHAIDIQKTAVALFRQHWNQEPVRLLGITATEVVEKEQATYQLDLFSVEKNEKDALLHDVLSSIERKHGESIIKKGKK from the coding sequence GTGTATCAGTCTCCTGGGTCTAAAAGAAGAATCATATTTCATGTGGACATGAACAGCTTCTATGCTTCAGTAGAGATGGCTGAAAACCCTGAGCTTCGAGGAAAGCCGGTTGCGGTAGCTGGAAATGTAGAAGAGCGAAAAGGAATCATCGTAACTTGTAGTTATGAAGCGAGGGAAAAAGGCGTAAGAACGACGATGCCACTTTGGCAAGCTAGAAAACTTTGTCCAGATCTTGTTGTTGTTCCTCCAGACTTTGAAACATACAAAATGTATTCATCACGCATGTTTCAGCTTCTGCAGGAATATACAGAAAAGGTAGAGCCTGTTTCCATAGATGAAGGATATATGGATGTGACAGACTGCCAAGAGCCGCTCGAAATGGCAAAGGAGATTCAAGTTAGACTGTTGAATGAGCTGAATTTGCCATCATCAATCGGGATCGGTCCGAATAAATTTTTAGCTAAAACAGCATCAGATATGAAGAAACCGCTCGGAATCACAGTTCTTCGAAAGAGAGATCTCAGAGAAAAGCTCTGGCCACTGAAAGTCGGGGAGATGCACGGAATCGGTAAAAAAACCGAAGAAAAGCTAAACAAGTATGGCATCATAACAATTAAAGATCTGGCAGATGCTGTAGATTATGAACTGAAACATCGTTTTGGCATCAATGGTATAAAGATGAAAGAAAGAGCTAACGGGATAGATACGCGTCCCGTCGATCCAAGTGCTGCAAGTGATTATCGATCGATCGGAAATTCTACGACATTGAGTGAAGATCTTATCTCTGTTATGGAATCAGAAGCTGTTTTCAAAAGGCTCGCGGATAAAGTGTCGTCTCGGCTTAAAGTAAAAGGGTATGTAGCACTAACTCTTGCGATCACCATTCGTTATAGCGATCGTAAAACGATTTCGAGGAGTAAGATGCTCGCAAACGGAACACAGCATGCAATAGATATTCAAAAAACAGCGGTTGCACTCTTTCGTCAACATTGGAATCAGGAACCTGTTCGATTATTAGGCATAACAGCTACAGAAGTAGTGGAAAAAGAACAAGCTACTTATCAGCTTGATCTGTTCTCTGTCGAAAAAAACGAAAAAGATGCTCTGCTTCACGATGTATTGTCATCGATCGAGAGAAAGCATGGAGAAAGCATCATTAAAAAGGGAAAAAAGTAA
- a CDS encoding MarR family transcriptional regulator: MSQLSDMHMMVNYMRGVYKVLEEDWQKAAKAIGLTQAEQHILWIVSLEEDITISKIAYYGLWDVSTVMQVIKRLKDKGYVRLEKKNDDRRISYVYLTDEGMVKHKESTSFNCQIYGFLQKWMEDESKKEFYRDLIQLHKDLNKHFHGEEFVEWVEDTGKRLHKAR, translated from the coding sequence ATGAGTCAACTATCTGACATGCATATGATGGTAAATTATATGCGTGGCGTGTATAAAGTTTTGGAAGAAGATTGGCAAAAAGCTGCGAAAGCCATCGGGTTAACTCAGGCAGAGCAACATATTTTATGGATCGTTTCGCTAGAAGAAGACATTACGATCTCTAAGATCGCTTATTACGGATTGTGGGATGTATCCACAGTTATGCAAGTAATCAAACGTCTAAAAGATAAAGGCTACGTGAGATTAGAGAAAAAGAACGATGACCGCCGAATATCTTATGTTTATTTAACAGATGAAGGAATGGTTAAACATAAGGAGTCTACAAGTTTCAATTGCCAAATCTATGGCTTTCTTCAAAAATGGATGGAAGATGAAAGTAAAAAAGAATTCTATCGAGATCTTATTCAATTACATAAAGATTTAAACAAGCATTTTCATGGTGAAGAATTTGTTGAATGGGTAGAGGATACTGGAAAGCGGCTTCACAAGGCAAGGTAG
- a CDS encoding M20/M25/M40 family metallo-hydrolase, with the protein MVNADRLLNEFLELVQIDSETRHEKEISIVLKKKFEELGVEVYEDDAESTTEHAAGNLICTLKGNKEGVDTIYFTSHMDTVTPGNGIKPSIKDGYVVTDGTTILGADDKAGLAAMFEAIKVLKEKNISHGDIQFIITVGEESGLVGAKAMDASKITAKYGFALDSDGPVGDIIVAAPTQAKVRAKIYGKSAHAGVAPEKGVSAITIAAKAIARMPLGRIDEETTANIGHFHGGGTGEQTNIVCDTVFVLAEARSLINEKMEVQTAKMKEAYESAAAELGGRAEVEIEVMYPGFKFGEGDHVVEVAKKAAEKIGRPHRLLHSGGGSDANIIAGHGIPTVNLAVGYEEIHTTNERMPIDELTKTAEMVLAVIGITAGE; encoded by the coding sequence ATGGTAAATGCAGACCGTTTGTTAAACGAATTTTTAGAGCTTGTTCAAATTGACTCAGAGACTAGACATGAGAAAGAGATCTCAATCGTACTTAAAAAGAAGTTTGAAGAACTTGGTGTTGAAGTCTATGAGGATGATGCTGAATCTACGACAGAGCACGCTGCAGGAAATTTAATCTGTACGTTAAAAGGAAATAAAGAAGGCGTGGACACGATCTATTTCACTTCTCATATGGACACAGTTACTCCTGGTAACGGGATCAAACCTTCTATAAAAGATGGGTATGTAGTAACAGATGGTACTACGATTCTTGGAGCGGATGACAAAGCAGGTCTTGCTGCAATGTTTGAAGCGATTAAAGTCTTAAAAGAAAAAAATATCTCTCACGGTGATATTCAATTTATTATTACAGTAGGAGAGGAATCTGGATTAGTGGGCGCAAAGGCAATGGATGCGTCAAAGATCACAGCAAAATATGGTTTTGCCCTAGACAGTGATGGTCCTGTTGGGGATATTATCGTTGCTGCTCCTACTCAGGCAAAAGTGCGTGCAAAGATTTATGGTAAATCTGCACATGCCGGTGTTGCTCCAGAAAAAGGAGTTTCAGCCATCACGATTGCAGCTAAAGCGATCGCTCGCATGCCACTTGGCAGAATTGATGAAGAAACTACAGCTAACATTGGTCATTTCCACGGTGGAGGTACTGGGGAGCAAACAAATATCGTTTGTGACACTGTTTTCGTACTAGCTGAGGCACGTTCATTGATCAACGAGAAAATGGAAGTTCAAACAGCAAAAATGAAAGAAGCTTATGAATCAGCTGCGGCAGAATTAGGCGGACGTGCAGAAGTTGAGATCGAAGTGATGTACCCAGGATTCAAGTTTGGTGAAGGGGATCATGTTGTAGAAGTTGCCAAAAAAGCAGCTGAGAAGATCGGACGCCCTCACAGACTTCTTCATAGTGGTGGTGGAAGTGATGCGAACATTATCGCAGGTCATGGCATTCCAACTGTAAATCTAGCTGTAGGTTATGAAGAGATCCACACAACGAACGAAAGAATGCCGATCGATGAATTGACGAAGACGGCCGAAATGGTACTTGCGGTCATTGGAATAACAGCAGGCGAATAA
- a CDS encoding acyl-CoA carboxylase subunit beta — MDIYDKINELYEKKTEIELGGGDDRIDKQHERGKLTARERIDLLLDEGTFVELNPFMEHRSHDFGLSGMKAPGEGVVTGYGKIHGRPIYLFAQDFTVFGGALGEMHAKKIAAVMDLAAKNGTPFIGLNDSGGARIQEGVMSLDGYGHIFYRNSIYSGVIPQISVIMGPCAGGAVYSPAITDFVFMVEKTSQMFITGPKVIETVTGEKISSEDLGGAEVHGSKSGNAHFTAPSETEVLEDVRRLISYLPQNNKERTPVLPWGDEEDDRPELTEIIPFDSTRPYDVRTVIQEVVDKDSFMEVHAQFARNIVVGFARIKGEVIGLVCNQPKVMAGGLDIDSSDKASRFIRLCDSFNIPIITFEDVTGFFPGVKQEHGGIIRHGAKILYAYSEATVPKITIILRKAYGGAYVALNSKSIGADLVFAWPNAEIAVMGPQGAANIIFAKEIERSEDPEATRAAKIEEYRTKFANPYIAAANGMVDDVIDPRDTRIKCIQALDMLRNKSEDRPYKKHGNIPL; from the coding sequence ATGGACATCTATGACAAGATTAATGAACTTTATGAAAAGAAGACAGAGATTGAATTAGGCGGCGGTGATGACCGCATCGATAAGCAGCATGAACGCGGAAAGTTAACGGCACGAGAACGTATCGATCTTTTACTTGACGAAGGTACGTTTGTTGAACTAAACCCTTTCATGGAGCACCGTTCACATGACTTTGGCCTTTCTGGAATGAAAGCGCCGGGAGAAGGTGTGGTAACTGGTTATGGAAAGATCCATGGTCGTCCCATTTATTTGTTCGCCCAAGATTTCACGGTTTTTGGCGGAGCTCTTGGAGAGATGCATGCAAAAAAAATCGCTGCTGTTATGGATCTTGCGGCTAAGAACGGAACTCCTTTTATCGGGTTGAACGATTCAGGAGGGGCTCGTATACAAGAAGGTGTCATGTCACTTGATGGCTATGGGCACATCTTTTATCGAAACAGCATCTATTCTGGTGTGATTCCTCAGATCTCCGTCATCATGGGACCTTGTGCAGGGGGAGCGGTTTATTCTCCAGCGATTACAGATTTTGTGTTCATGGTGGAAAAAACAAGTCAGATGTTTATCACAGGACCGAAAGTAATCGAAACGGTGACAGGGGAAAAGATTTCTTCTGAAGATCTAGGCGGAGCTGAAGTTCATGGCTCTAAGAGTGGTAACGCACATTTTACTGCACCATCTGAAACAGAAGTGTTAGAAGATGTTCGACGTTTAATCTCTTACCTTCCGCAGAATAATAAAGAAAGAACACCTGTCTTACCTTGGGGAGATGAAGAAGATGATCGCCCTGAACTGACAGAGATCATTCCATTTGATTCAACTCGGCCTTATGATGTAAGAACGGTTATCCAAGAAGTGGTGGATAAGGACTCATTCATGGAAGTGCATGCTCAATTTGCAAGAAATATAGTTGTAGGTTTTGCAAGGATAAAGGGTGAAGTGATAGGATTAGTATGTAATCAGCCAAAAGTCATGGCTGGAGGACTAGACATTGATTCTTCAGATAAAGCATCGCGTTTTATCCGTTTATGTGACTCTTTCAACATTCCGATCATCACGTTTGAAGATGTAACAGGATTCTTTCCAGGAGTCAAACAAGAACATGGTGGCATTATCCGTCATGGAGCAAAGATTCTTTATGCATACTCAGAAGCTACGGTTCCAAAGATTACGATCATCCTGCGAAAAGCATATGGCGGTGCATACGTAGCTTTAAATAGTAAGTCTATTGGAGCAGATCTAGTATTCGCATGGCCGAATGCAGAGATCGCTGTTATGGGGCCGCAGGGAGCTGCAAACATCATCTTTGCCAAAGAGATCGAACGAAGCGAAGATCCTGAAGCGACGAGAGCCGCTAAGATTGAAGAGTATCGTACCAAGTTTGCTAACCCTTATATCGCTGCTGCAAACGGGATGGTAGACGATGTGATCGATCCGAGAGACACGAGAATCAAGTGTATTCAAGCGCTTGACATGCTGCGCAACAAGAGTGAAGACAGACCTTACAAAAAGCATGGAAACATACCACTATAA
- the mce gene encoding methylmalonyl-CoA epimerase, with product MKKTIRVLIAKPGLDGHDRGALVVSQALRDYGMEVIYTGLRQTPEQIAAAAVQEDVDAIGLSCLSGAHNELFPEVMRLLQEKGADDIIVVGGGVIPWEDIPFLESKGIQKVFTPGTPTVETAKFIEQAVYKRDGITENVFSGVAPERIDHIGIAVKSLDEALPFYVNVLGLTLEAIEEVPSQKVKVAFIKIGETRLELLEALTTESPIAQFIEKRGQGVHHVALGVTNIQDRIDEMKSNGIMMIHDAAVPGAGGASVAFMHPSSTHKVLFELCEKTKSKEEAK from the coding sequence ATGAAGAAAACAATCCGTGTTTTAATTGCTAAACCAGGACTTGACGGTCATGACCGAGGAGCTCTTGTTGTTTCTCAAGCGTTAAGAGATTATGGAATGGAAGTCATTTATACAGGATTAAGACAAACACCAGAACAGATCGCTGCTGCTGCTGTTCAAGAGGACGTGGATGCGATCGGCTTATCTTGTCTTTCAGGCGCGCACAACGAACTTTTTCCAGAAGTGATGAGACTTCTTCAAGAAAAAGGAGCAGACGATATCATAGTTGTCGGTGGTGGAGTAATTCCATGGGAGGACATTCCTTTCTTAGAGTCTAAAGGGATACAAAAAGTATTCACACCAGGAACACCGACGGTTGAAACAGCTAAATTTATTGAACAAGCGGTATATAAGCGTGATGGGATTACAGAAAACGTATTTTCAGGAGTGGCACCAGAACGGATCGACCATATCGGTATCGCTGTGAAGTCATTAGATGAAGCGCTCCCGTTCTATGTGAATGTTCTGGGATTAACACTTGAAGCGATCGAGGAAGTTCCTTCACAAAAAGTAAAAGTGGCTTTCATTAAAATCGGTGAGACAAGGCTAGAATTGCTTGAAGCTTTGACTACAGAAAGTCCTATCGCACAGTTTATTGAAAAGCGTGGGCAAGGCGTTCATCATGTTGCTCTTGGCGTTACAAACATACAAGATCGCATAGATGAGATGAAATCAAATGGCATTATGATGATTCATGATGCTGCTGTACCTGGCGCAGGTGGTGCATCCGTTGCATTCATGCATCCTTCTTCCACCCACAAGGTATTGTTTGAGCTTTGTGAGAAGACGAAAAGCAAGGAGGAAGCAAAATAA
- a CDS encoding acyl-CoA mutase large subunit family protein gives MDKQQRIKEWQEKTTQSMNRFPERKERFHTSSDIEVERLYGTEDEHYPMESLGLPGEYPYTRGSQSTMYRARFWTMRQYAGFGSAEETNKRFRYLLDQGQTGLSVAFDLPTQIGYDSDHSMSRGEVGKVGVAIDSIEDMEALLKDIPLDKVSTSMTINAPASVLLAMYIAVAEKQGVAAEKLSGTIQNDILKEYIARGTYIFPPKPSMRLITDIFGYCQENVPKWNTISISGYHIREAGANAAQELAFTIANGLAYVDAAIEAGLNIDDFAPRLAFFFNAHNQFFEEVAKFRAARRMWAKLMKEHYGAKNPKSWQLRFHTQTGGSTLTAQQPDNNIVRVTTQALSAVLGGTQSLHTNSRDEALALPTEDSARIALRTQQILAHETGVADTVDPLAGSYYVEHLTDELERKANEYIEKINVMGGAVAAVEQGYMQREIHHTSYETQKKIESGQEIIVGMNKFSIENEPQPELLRVDPTLGEKQKEKLQALKAKRDQNRVSAQLESLRAAAKSDDNLMPIIVECVKSYCTIGEICGVLREEFGEYTGV, from the coding sequence ATGGATAAACAACAGCGTATAAAAGAATGGCAAGAAAAGACTACACAATCAATGAATAGATTTCCAGAACGAAAAGAAAGATTTCATACTTCATCAGATATAGAGGTTGAAAGACTATATGGTACCGAGGATGAGCATTATCCGATGGAATCCCTCGGGCTTCCAGGAGAGTACCCATACACACGAGGCTCTCAATCTACCATGTACCGCGCAAGGTTCTGGACGATGAGACAATACGCAGGGTTTGGTTCAGCTGAAGAAACGAATAAACGTTTTCGTTATTTACTTGATCAAGGACAAACGGGTCTTTCGGTAGCATTCGACCTCCCTACACAGATCGGATATGATTCTGATCACTCAATGTCACGCGGTGAAGTAGGAAAAGTAGGAGTAGCGATCGATTCAATTGAAGACATGGAAGCTCTTTTAAAAGATATTCCCCTTGATAAGGTGAGTACTTCAATGACGATTAATGCACCTGCTTCTGTTTTGCTCGCCATGTATATCGCTGTTGCAGAGAAACAGGGTGTAGCTGCAGAGAAACTTTCAGGAACAATACAGAATGATATTTTAAAAGAATATATCGCGCGTGGTACATATATTTTTCCACCTAAGCCTTCTATGCGATTGATTACAGATATTTTCGGCTATTGTCAGGAAAACGTGCCAAAGTGGAATACAATCAGCATTTCTGGCTATCACATCCGAGAAGCTGGGGCGAATGCTGCACAAGAACTTGCTTTTACGATCGCAAATGGACTTGCCTATGTGGATGCAGCCATAGAAGCCGGACTAAATATCGATGACTTTGCTCCACGGTTAGCCTTTTTCTTCAATGCGCATAATCAGTTCTTTGAAGAGGTTGCAAAGTTCAGAGCAGCTCGTAGAATGTGGGCAAAACTTATGAAAGAACATTATGGAGCTAAGAATCCTAAGTCATGGCAGCTACGTTTTCATACGCAAACAGGAGGCTCGACTCTTACGGCTCAGCAGCCTGATAACAATATCGTACGTGTTACGACCCAAGCACTTTCAGCAGTTCTAGGTGGAACCCAGAGTCTTCATACGAACTCAAGAGACGAAGCACTTGCTCTTCCTACAGAAGATTCGGCTCGAATCGCTCTTCGTACTCAGCAGATCTTAGCGCACGAAACAGGTGTGGCAGATACTGTTGATCCACTGGCGGGTTCTTATTACGTAGAACATTTAACAGATGAGTTGGAACGAAAAGCAAACGAATATATAGAGAAGATCAATGTGATGGGTGGTGCTGTTGCTGCCGTCGAACAAGGATATATGCAGCGTGAGATCCACCATACGTCCTATGAAACACAAAAGAAGATCGAGAGTGGACAAGAGATCATCGTAGGGATGAACAAATTTAGTATTGAAAATGAACCTCAGCCCGAATTATTAAGAGTCGATCCAACTTTAGGAGAGAAACAGAAAGAAAAGCTGCAGGCACTGAAAGCCAAGAGAGATCAAAACCGAGTGAGCGCTCAGTTGGAATCGTTACGTGCTGCTGCTAAAAGTGATGATAACTTAATGCCAATCATCGTTGAATGTGTGAAATCATATTGTACGATCGGAGAAATATGCGGTGTGCTTCGTGAAGAGTTTGGAGAGTACACAGGGGTCTAA
- the prli42 gene encoding stressosome-associated protein Prli42, which translates to MNQKLIKTIVYVMIICLVLSSLLTGVAFFL; encoded by the coding sequence TTGAATCAAAAACTAATAAAAACGATTGTGTACGTTATGATTATCTGTCTCGTTCTAAGCAGTCTTTTAACTGGAGTCGCTTTTTTCTTATAA
- a CDS encoding L,D-transpeptidase, whose amino-acid sequence MGKLKLALILLFSPIWPIGDAHALGDPYIIINKTSNRLAYVEEGTIKEIYKVATGKSKELTPEGEFTITVKAVDPYYRKKDIPGGDKTNPLGTRWIGFDANGTDGRTFGIHGNNNPSAIGRYVTAGCIRMYEKDVQKLYSKLKIGTKIKVIHSQKSFDSLIKQ is encoded by the coding sequence ATGGGAAAACTAAAATTAGCTCTTATCTTGTTATTTTCACCAATATGGCCAATCGGAGACGCACATGCTTTAGGAGACCCTTATATAATCATTAATAAGACATCCAACAGATTAGCTTACGTTGAAGAGGGGACGATTAAAGAAATCTATAAAGTAGCAACAGGCAAGTCGAAAGAACTAACACCAGAAGGCGAGTTTACCATCACGGTAAAAGCTGTGGATCCGTATTATCGAAAAAAGGATATACCTGGTGGCGATAAAACGAATCCACTCGGTACCCGCTGGATCGGTTTTGATGCAAATGGTACAGACGGTCGCACTTTCGGAATACATGGAAATAATAATCCATCTGCCATCGGAAGATATGTCACCGCTGGCTGCATACGGATGTATGAAAAAGATGTTCAGAAGCTTTATAGCAAACTAAAGATTGGCACAAAGATAAAAGTGATTCACTCCCAAAAAAGCTTTGATTCTCTCATTAAACAGTAA
- a CDS encoding aromatic acid exporter family protein, translating into MKFTIGYRTLKTAIGAGLAIALAEWLGLDFYTSAGILTILCIKITKKKSIISSWERFAACILGIGFASAIFSLFGYHPYALTILLILFIPTLVSLNLKEGIITSSVIILHLYTLQKITWEIVLNEFSIIVIGIGMGLIMNLYMPSVEKILLNMQRELEKRYKVIFHEFHLYLAHDKHEWDGKEITECADLISNAKSIAFRDIENHFLRYENQYYLYFKMREKQFEIIQRMLPIISSIDKTYVQCEKLGSFFERLSAAVHPGNTAVLFLDDLEKMRQEFREMHLPKDRDEFETRSKLYQLLQDIEDYLIIKSKFKK; encoded by the coding sequence ATGAAATTCACAATTGGCTATCGAACCTTGAAGACTGCAATCGGAGCAGGTCTGGCTATCGCCTTAGCAGAGTGGCTAGGGTTAGATTTTTATACATCAGCTGGTATACTAACCATTCTTTGTATAAAGATAACGAAAAAGAAGTCGATCATTTCTTCTTGGGAAAGATTTGCGGCTTGTATACTCGGAATAGGATTTGCGAGTGCAATCTTCTCGCTGTTCGGCTATCATCCTTACGCACTAACCATACTTTTAATCCTGTTCATTCCAACACTCGTTTCCCTTAACCTGAAAGAAGGCATCATCACATCGTCTGTCATCATCCTTCATCTGTACACCCTACAAAAGATCACATGGGAAATTGTGCTTAATGAATTTAGCATTATCGTTATCGGTATAGGGATGGGGTTAATCATGAATCTCTACATGCCATCAGTAGAAAAAATACTTTTAAACATGCAAAGGGAACTCGAAAAAAGATATAAAGTGATCTTTCACGAATTTCATTTGTATCTAGCTCATGATAAGCACGAATGGGACGGAAAAGAGATCACAGAATGCGCAGATCTCATCTCAAACGCAAAAAGCATTGCCTTTCGAGATATCGAAAATCATTTTCTTCGGTACGAAAACCAATATTATCTCTATTTTAAGATGAGAGAAAAACAGTTTGAGATCATTCAACGAATGCTTCCGATCATTTCATCCATCGATAAGACATATGTTCAGTGTGAAAAATTAGGAAGCTTTTTCGAACGCCTAAGCGCAGCCGTTCACCCAGGAAATACAGCCGTTTTGTTCTTAGATGATCTAGAAAAGATGAGACAAGAATTCCGAGAGATGCATCTGCCAAAAGACAGAGACGAATTCGAAACACGCTCAAAGCTCTATCAGCTACTCCAAGACATCGAGGATTACTTGATCATCAAAAGTAAATTTAAGAAGTAG
- a CDS encoding amino acid ABC transporter ATP-binding protein, translated as MIDVQGLKKSFGSNQVLKGISTSIKKGEVIAVIGPSGSGKSTFLRCLNLLETHDEGSILLEGKDISEMELHLRKKIGMVFQHFNLFPHLTVLENVTFAPQQVLKVSRSEADKEALDLLKTVGLSDKANSYPSNLSGGQKQRVAIARALAMKPEVMLFDEPTSALDPEMVKEVLQVMKNLVKLGMTMVIVTHEMGFAKEVADRVLFMDDGKLVEDQEPAIFFENPKTDRAKAFLEKVL; from the coding sequence GTGATTGATGTTCAAGGTTTGAAAAAAAGTTTTGGAAGTAATCAAGTGTTAAAAGGGATATCAACTTCTATCAAAAAAGGTGAAGTTATCGCTGTGATCGGACCTTCAGGATCAGGTAAGTCTACGTTTCTCCGCTGTTTGAACCTTTTAGAAACACACGATGAAGGATCTATTCTCCTAGAAGGCAAAGACATTAGCGAGATGGAACTTCATCTTCGCAAAAAGATAGGAATGGTGTTTCAGCACTTTAACCTGTTTCCTCATCTAACAGTGTTAGAGAATGTTACTTTCGCACCGCAGCAAGTTTTAAAGGTCTCAAGAAGTGAAGCTGATAAGGAAGCGTTAGATCTCCTTAAAACCGTTGGATTGAGTGATAAAGCGAACAGCTATCCTTCTAACCTTTCGGGCGGTCAGAAACAACGTGTTGCTATAGCAAGAGCACTCGCTATGAAACCTGAAGTTATGCTTTTTGATGAACCAACTTCAGCTCTAGATCCAGAGATGGTAAAAGAGGTGCTGCAAGTGATGAAGAACCTCGTTAAGCTTGGTATGACGATGGTTATCGTTACACATGAGATGGGCTTTGCAAAAGAAGTTGCCGACCGCGTCTTGTTCATGGATGATGGAAAATTAGTAGAAGATCAAGAACCTGCTATTTTCTTTGAAAATCCGAAAACAGATCGAGCTAAAGCTTTCTTAGAAAAAGTGCTATAA
- a CDS encoding amino acid ABC transporter permease produces MNLDFAQLVPSIPYILYGIWVTLQFVAVSLVLGFLWGTVLSLFKIGKITVLRWFADAYTSVFRGTPLILQMLLIYYAVPQLTGIDIGAFSAGVLTFALNSAAYISEIIRAGINAVDKGQKEAAMALGVPYRTMMLKIILPQAFKNILPALMNEFITLTKESAIVSVIGALDIMRRAQIVGASNYRFFEPLLLAGLVYYLLVMMLTLAGRVMERRLAKSD; encoded by the coding sequence ATGAACTTGGATTTTGCCCAGCTCGTGCCTTCTATTCCGTATATCTTATACGGAATATGGGTTACGTTGCAGTTCGTGGCGGTATCGTTAGTACTAGGATTCTTATGGGGAACGGTACTTTCCCTATTTAAAATAGGTAAGATTACGGTCTTAAGATGGTTTGCAGATGCATATACTTCGGTCTTCAGAGGAACACCTTTAATTCTTCAGATGTTATTGATCTATTATGCTGTACCTCAGTTGACAGGGATAGATATCGGCGCATTTTCAGCAGGGGTTTTGACGTTTGCTCTAAACTCAGCAGCTTATATATCTGAAATCATTCGTGCGGGTATTAATGCAGTCGACAAAGGGCAGAAAGAAGCTGCCATGGCTTTAGGTGTTCCATACCGAACGATGATGTTGAAGATCATTCTGCCTCAAGCCTTTAAGAACATTTTACCGGCATTGATGAACGAATTTATTACACTAACAAAAGAATCAGCAATCGTCTCAGTTATCGGAGCCCTTGATATTATGAGACGAGCTCAAATCGTTGGCGCAAGCAACTATCGCTTTTTTGAACCGTTATTATTAGCGGGGCTTGTTTATTATCTATTAGTTATGATGTTAACGTTGGCTGGTCGAGTTATGGAGAGGAGGCTGGCTAAGAGTGATTGA